One genomic window of Podarcis muralis chromosome 9, rPodMur119.hap1.1, whole genome shotgun sequence includes the following:
- the LOC144328926 gene encoding uncharacterized protein LOC144328926, translated as MESGSNPQQSLHGNALIPTGPCNPQALAQLFSALQSFYAQCRAPITPSPNIVEVSQDCIPDTPPSQQGQDGPSTSAANVVEQAPSRPRTRLQAAKMQKAKSGPQKGKAPAKKPRASAQRARPAVASTSAPRQEVIDVPSVFQDNPRQQSTSEESSSEEELTPQQVAAASDPAPRDDTTRGGKRKAKKKHRSKKSKKRDSSDSEEETGTSSSEGDSDAPMETYWGEGEDVGAPQWVHERRANSHRRTFNGTLEWKDGALVPDVKVSTNVATDFILGNHLSKRKRNKILNGNYVDMFSLLPPAQVKGKGEKIKYYGKRRYRVPRVERTFENWLNGYQVFMAVVSSCYPKRGAHLVSYLAHVRRAREQAGDEAALAYDEDFRRNASLLSSTRWDQKDNNCWFDHVGPNIEKKIRTTAKSGCPPNQKSVLEMPDIALKKIQKEIAAGRVAGPFATPPIAGLHISPLGIVPKKAPGEFRMIHNLSYPKGSSVNDAIPHEMCTVKYSSFDQAVRLVRSFGSGAFLAKCDIESAFRLLPVHPEDHRWLGFKFQGAYFIDKAMPMGCSIACAAFETFSTFLEWALKFRTGALGVGHYLDDFILVARDARECRSLLLAFEALAGELGVPLAGDKTEGPVTTMTYLGIELDTVAQTSRLPAEKLVALRELIGQILPLKKVTLRLIQSLLGHLNFACRVISPGRPFCGRLARLSSGLRSPHHRVRLSKAVKADLRVWLQFLDGFNGISLWQDSLALQSDFQVHSDAAGSLGFGVYFRGQWCAQHWPASWQGKPILRDLTFLEFFPIVVAIHLWEDQFRNHRICFWTDNLAVVSVLNKQSSRSPRVASLLRYFVLSCLRLNLHASAKFIPGIDNNIADALSRFQMERFRSLAPDAQQQPQPFPEHLWNIGNEKL; from the exons ATGGAGAGCGGCAGCAACCCCCAACAATCGCTGCACGGCAACGCTCTAATACCTACAGGCCCATGTAACCCTCAGGCCTTGGCCCAACTCTTTTCTGCGCTGCAATCATTCTATGCCCAGTGCAGGGCGCCTATCACTCCCTCCCCGAACATAGTCGAGGTGTCTCAGGATTGCATACCGGACACCCCCCCCAGTCAGCAAGGTCAGGATGGTCCCTCCACTAGTGCAGCTAATGTGGTAGAGCAGGCCCCCAGCAGGCCACGGACGCGCTTACAAGCTGCAAAAATGCAAAAAGCTAAGTCAGGTCCACAGAAGGGCAAGGCACCAGCTAAAAAACCTAGGGCGAGCGCTCAAAGGGCTAGGCCAGCGGTGGCTTCTACATCAGCCCCGCGCCAGGAGGTGATTGATGTTCCCAGTGTTTTCCAGGATAACCCTAGACAACAAAGCACCTCGGAGGAGTCATCTTCCGAGGAGGAGCTGACCCCTCAGCAGGTAGCCGCTGCCAGCGACCCGGCACCTCGGGACGACACAACGCGGGGTGGAAAGCGGAAGGCGAAGAAGAAGCACCGGTCGAAGAAAAGCAAGAAGAGGGACTCTTCGGACTCCGAGGAAGAAACAGGTACCTCTTCATCAGAAGGGGATAGCGATGCCCCTATGGAGActtattggggggagggagaggacgtTGGGGCTCCTCAGTGGGTTCATGAAAGAAGGGCCAACTCTCACAGGAGAACGTTTAATGGCACACTGGAGTGGAAGGATGGGGCTCTGGTTCCAGACGTTAAAGTCTCAACTAATGTTGCCACTGACTTTATTCTGGGGAACCACCTCTCTAAGAGAAAGAGGAACAAGATATTGAATGGAAATTACGTTGATATGTTTTCGCTGCTTCCCCCAGCGCAGGTcaagggaaaaggggaaaaaattaagtaCTATGGGAAAAGGAGGTACAGGGTACCCCGGGTAGAGCGAACGTTTGAGAATTGGCTTAATGGCTATCAAGTGTTCATGGCTGTGGTGTCAAGTTGTTATCCTAAGAGGGGCGCGCACCTCGTATCCTACCTGGCACACGTCAGGAGGGCACGGGAGCAGGCAGGAGATGAAGCTGCCTTGGCGTACGATGAAGACTTCCGGAGAAATGCCTCGTTGCTGTCTTCAACTCGATGGGACCAAAAGGACAACAATTGCTGGTTTGACCACGTGGGGCCCAATATCGAAAAAAAAATCCGCACAACAGCCAAAAGCGG TTGCCCCCCTAACCAGAAATCAGTCTTAGAAATGCCTGACATTGCGCTTAAAAAGATACAGAAGGAGATTGCAGCCGGCAGGGTGGCTGGGCCATTCGCAACTCCGCCTATTGCGGGGCTTCATATCTCCCCGCTTGGTATTGTCCCAAAGAAGGCTCCTGGCGAATTTAGAATGATACATAACCTGTCCTATCCCAAAGGATCCTCGGTTAATGACGCCATTCCCCATGAGATGTGCACAGTGAAGTATTCGTCATTTGATCAAGCTGTGCGGTTGGTGCGAAGCTTTGGCAGCGGCGCCTTTTTGGCAAAATGCGACATAGAGTCAGCATTTCGCCTACTCCCGGTTCATCCGGAAGACCATCGCTGGTTGGGTTTCAAATTCCAGGGGGCTTATTTCATTGACAAAGCCATGCCCATGGGTTGTTCTATTGCCTGTGCTGCATTCGAGACCTTTAGCACATTCTTGGAATGGGCTCTAAAGTTTAGAACTGGCGCTTTAGGGGTGGGTCATTATCTCgatgattttattttggtggcAAGGGACGCTAGGGAGTGCAGGTCCCTCCTCCTGGCCTTCGAggccttggctggggaactgGGGGTACCCCTGGCAGGTGATAAGACTGAGGGTCCGGTCACTACCATGACCTACCTTGGCATTGAACTCGACACCGTAGCCCAAACCTCGCGCCTACCAGCTGAAAAATTGGTTGCCCTAAGAGAACTTATCGGCCAAATACTGCCCCTAAAGAAGGTCACCTTGAGGCTAATTCAATCCCTCCTAGGGCACCTCAACTTCGCCTGCCGTGTAATTTCCCCCGGCCGTCCCTTCTGCGGCCGCCTGGCAAGGTTGTCCTCGGGCTTAAGGTCACCCCATCATAGGGTTCGCCTCTCCAAGGCAGTGAAGGCGGACCTTCGGGTTTGGTtgcaatttctggatggtttcaaCGGCATATCGCTTTGGCAGGATAGTCTGGCGCTGCAATCTGATTTCCAAGTACATTCTGATGCGGCCGGGTCTTTAGGTTTTGGGGTCTACTTCAGGGGCCAGTGGTGTGCCCAGCACTGGCCTGCTTCCTGGCAAGGTAAACCAATATTACGCGACTTGACATTCTTAGAATTCTTTCCCATCGTGGTTGCAATTCACTTATGGGAAGACCAGTTCAGAAACCATAGGATCTGTTTCTGGACGGACAATCTAGCGGTCGTGTCAGTTTTGAATAAACAATCGTCACGCTCACCCAGGGTAGCGTCCCTTTTACGGTACTTTGTTCTTTCCTGCTTGCGGTTGAACCTACACGCTTCAGCCAAGTTCATACCGGGTATTGATAATAACATCGCGGATG